Below is a genomic region from Oligoflexia bacterium.
CATCAGCATCAGAGTCAAAGCCTCGGACTCCATGATTCACATGAATGACATGTAGTGAATAACCAAGCCTTGTTGAAAGTGAACAAAAGACATTAAGAAGAACTATAGAATCAATACCCCCGCTGACTGCCACAATGAGTTTTTCACCTTCTAATTTTGGGCGTAGGGACTTAAGCTTTTGATAGATTTTTTTCTCTAACGGTTCAAGCGAAGTGCCTGTAGGACTAAGCTTACGATCGCGGTATTTATTCATAAGCGGTCTTATACCAGGGCAATAGGTGAATAGGCAAATCGAATTACCCCATCAAAAATGTGTGCGCGCTAGCATGCACGCACACACCACACATCAACATATTTAACTCACAGACTACAACTCTGAGCTCGAGATCCCCAAACATCAGTGACCCAGCCAAATCGAAAACAATCACCATTTTTGCAATAAGTTCGCGAGACACCATTTACTCTGCGGCTTTCCCAACCGAATCGGGCACAATCACCGTTGAGACATACTACATCTTGAATGCCCCAATTGGTTTGTATGCGCCAACCATTACGCAAACAATTTCCACCCCAGCAAAGACCTTGCTCATAATACGTCATACCATTTGTGAAAACTTGTCCGCTCCAACCTGCACGAAAACAACCACCCTGATAACAATGAACGCTGACTTGGTATCCAGCATTGTCATATGTCTGCCAACCACCTTGAGAACAACCGCCATTCACGCATTGAGTGTTACTTTGGTAATGACCACCCATTTGTTGAACGTTCCAGCCATACTGCATACAGCTATTTCCGTGACAATCAGAATTATAACGAGCTGCTTGTGAGCTCTGAGTAAAAAATATTCCAATAAATAAAAGACATAAGGTTAAGAGTTTCATTTCTGGTTCCTCCTTAAATGAAAACCATTGAATCAAAATTTATCCATAAACTACTTACGACTTAAGTGCAGCATACAGATCTACGGCTTACAAGCTTGATGTTGAATTTAAATGACAAACTTTTAAGCAATTTAAGAAACATTAACTAGCAGAAAGTCCTTAAGATTTTAGTCTAGCTACCGATTAATCTTATGTACGAGCTAATTGGAAATACTGTTCTTAACACAGTAACAAAAAGCTCACTTAAGCGGAGGTTGGTTATGAAAAAAATGAGTTTGGTTGTAGCAATTCTAGTTTTGATGACGACATCAAAGGCTCTTGCGACTAATAGCAAAATCGCTGAACTTGGTGAAAAATCATTTGAAGCTGAAATTGAGAACCTTGATATTCATGATCTTGAAGGCCAACGCGAACAGTCACTCAACGAAGCTCGTCATCAAACAATTCGAGCTAAAGAATTAGCAAAAGAACTATCAAATACTCGCAATCGAAAAAAAGTTGTAGAAAAACGTACAAGAATTTCAATGAACGATTCTGAATTTCGCCGCTCAAAAGCCGAAAAAGAACAACGTCGCGATAAAAAAGAAACAGCTTTCTTAGAAAGACAAATTCAAAAACTCGAAAAAGATTCAGAAAAAGCAGAAATTCAAGCACGCAAAGCTCAAGAACGCGCTGAAAAAGCAAAAATCGCTCACGAACAATCAAAGGTGAAAAAGACTCAAACAGCATTAAGAAAACAAACTGCAATTGACCAACGTGTTCAAAAAGAAAATGAAACCAAGCTCATTTTAGCTGAACGCAAGAAAACTTTAATTGAAGCAGCTCAACTTGAAAGAGAATCACTCACTTTAGAGAAAAAACTAGCAGTGGCAACACACATTGCTGAACGCGGAGTAAACGCTTTAGACATCGCTAAAGAAAAACGCGCACAAACTTTAGCAAAGCGAGATCAAGGCCGCATGGCACTTGCTACAGCACAAGCTGACATAAAAGCACTTGAGAATGAATATCGCAAAACTATCTCTGAGACTAAAAAGTTTGAAGAGATCGCTCGCTTAAATACCATCGAAATGGAAAAACGCCGAGCATTTGTTTCACATAAGCGTCAAGAACTCGCACTTGCAAAATCGCGAAACAAAACTGCACGCAATAGCATTGATCGCAGACCTGCCACATCACAGCAATAATAGTACTGGCCTTAAAACCAGCTACCAGCATGGCGTTAAAGAGCTATCCATAAGTCTAGTCTTTTATGCAATCGTTGATTCAAGTACTTTTGGCGTGCTAGCCTTTTTGAATATCAAGGCGAGACCATGGGGGGATCGCCTGAACGACTAAACAGTATTAAAAGCGCACCAGGGAGGGTCGATGAGAAATTTATTCATAATCAGTATGCTCGTGCTATTCGCACAAACCAGTTTTGCTGGTCAGTACATTGTTAAATTCAAAAATCCAATTAGCACAAAAAATTTGAACACCATAAAAGCCATTACCAATGGCGAGGTAGAATCGCTTATTCCTCAATTAAATATGGCTGTTATTTCTGGCCAACCCACTCAAATAAATACGCTTTCACTGAGTATGGGAAATGAAATTGAGTACATCGAAGTTAATCACAAACGTTATGCCATTGGTAAAAAAGGTCCGTCTTACCCAAGTGAAGTAAATATGTGGGGAATGCGCGCCATCAATGCTCTCCCCGCTTGGGCTATCACCAAAGGAAGTCGCAAAGTTATTATCGCAGTAAGCGATACCGGCACGTGGCTTGAGCATTCAGATCTTAAAAATAATCTTTGGAGAAACGCTGGCGAAACAGGCCTCGATGCAAACGGTAAAGATAAAACAAAAAATAAAATTGACGATGATGGCAATGGTTATATCGACGATGTTCATGGTTACAATTTTGAAACAAATGTTGGTAACCCCATGGAAAATCATTACCACGGCACACACGTAGCCGGATCCATCGGCGCAGTTGGAAATAACAGTGGAATCGCCGGAGTAAACTGGGAAACCAGTCTTATGACCGTGAAATTTATCGGCATGGATGGCAGCGGTACAGATGACGCTGCAATTAAATCTATTGTGTACGCTGCTGATAACGGAGCAAAGGTCATTAACGCTAGCTGGGGTGGAGATGAATTTGCCCAAGCACTTTATGATGCTATCGACTATGCTGGTAAAAAAGGTGTTCTCTTTGTTGCCGCATCAGGTAACGACGGTCAAAATGCAGATAAATATCCCATGTATCCAGCTGCATATGATCTAGATAGTATTATTTCCGTTGCATCAATCAGTGATGTAAAAGGAAAACTCTCTGGGTTTTCAAACTATGGTGCTAAATCAGTTGATATCGCAGCACCAGGTGAAAATATTTATAGCACCTGGAACCCAATGCAATCACCACTGCGACGAGTTTTGTATTACACAATCAGCGGAACATCTATGGCAGCACCACATGTAACAGGTGTTGTGGGACTCATGTACGCGGCCAACCCAAATTTAACTTCAAAACAAGTTAAATCGATTTTGATCGAAACAGCAAAACTCACACCCCATCTCACGGGTAAAGTTTTAGCTAACGGAATGGTTGATGCTGGTGCTGCTGTTAAAAAAGCAAAAGAACTAGCCGGATCAAACTAAATAAGTATTTCAACGGTTACCGAGGTCGCAATAATACCTTGGGGCCAAATTTTCGATGGAGCTCATCTTTAAGGTGCTCCAGTTTTTCGACCCTCTCTCGACGCTCGGGATTCTCAAACAAATTCATTTGTTGAGGACCCGAGCTTTTTTCATCTACAAGTTTTCTCACACTCACAACTTCATGGTCGTGCCCGAATAAAAGGCAGTCAATTAAAACCATTAGTCAATTTCATTTGCTAAAATTACTTCGTCCAATTTTCCACTCGTAGCTCAGGTACACGACGGAATTCACGTTCATTATTTGTTACAAGAATCACGTCTAAAGCTCTGGCTTGGGCTGCAATCATAAGATCAAAAATACCAATGATTTGCCCTTTTTTCTCGAGGTGAGCGCGGATTTTACCTAACTCTAAAGCTGCATCAGCATCAAATGAAGAAATAGTAAAGGGCTGCATGAAATTTTTTAGAGCACTATGGTTTTTCTCCCGCTGCTCGCTTTTTTCAACGCCATAAATCAGTTCTCCAATAGTCACAGATGAAATCAAAATCTGTTCTGGCAAAAGTAATTCGAGCTTGTTCAGGACTAAAGCGGACCGTTTTTTTATGATGTATATACAAATATCCGTGTCCAACATGTAGTGGATCACTTAAAACCCCTCACGCTTTTTTGGTAAAGGCTGAGAACGCTCACTTAGAAAGTCGTCTGAAAATTGATTTAAGCTTTCTTTTAACTTTTCCCAAGATTTTTTAATTGGAATTAAGATCACGTTGCTACCTTCGTGCTGGATGTAGACTTCGCTCCCTTCAAATCTGAATTCCTTCGGAAGTCGAACCGCCTGGCTTTGTCCATTTTGAAAGATTTTGGCTTTTTTCATATTACACCTCAATATATATTATTAGTATATACTATTTAATTAATTAAATATATAAGTAGTTTAATATTTAAAATTCTCTAATGTTTGATGGTACTTACGTACTTTATTGAGATTAAGTCCATCTGTCTAGCTTTCTTGCGAAAAGAATCGCTCTACTGAGACAAAAAATGAATCCATATCAACATGTGCTATCCACCGCATAATAAGGAAATAGCATAAAACAAATGTATATTGTAAGTGCCGATTTGACTGCGTCATGCGTTTTAATGTCACAAACGAGTCATGGCAACTTCACAAAAATTAATCACCACACAACTTTTAATGTTCAAAAACAATTTAACAGCTCTCTACACAAAATAATCACGCAACGCTTCAAGGTACAAAAATTGAATATGCATCTTGACGAGTAATGAATCTCAAATGACTTTTGAAAGGAGTTCAAAAATGAATTGGCTAGAAATTGAAGGTAAATGGGATCAAATCAAAGGAAAGATTAAAGAAAAATGGGGCAAATTTACTGATGACGATCTTAATCAGTACAAAGGAAACCGCGAGCATTTTGTAGGTGGCCTTACTGATCGTTACGGTTTTAGTAAAGAAGAAGCACAAAGACATGCAGATGAATTCGGTAGCTCCTTGAGATCAGAAGATTACCATTAAGTTTTGGTAACTTTCTCCTCTCTCAATGGTAGCAAATGGCGGTCTAAAAGGCCGCCATTTTACTTTTTTCAATTCAAGTGACAGTATTTGGCTTAACCTGTGGAAACTTCACATTAAATCTCACACATTGCACTGCGCATTGGCACTTTGATTGCTCTTATCACCCTTGATATGCGTGGAACGTCTTTTGTCATGAGGAGCATATTATCTCCTCTTATATTATTTATTTTAAGTATAACTCCTCAGAGTTTTGCTAGCTCCGAAGTACAGCCAATACAAGATCACTGTAATCGCATTCTTGAAGATTTACATGCCGGTGACCCACGCTACCTCATCAACCCCACTGATGATAGTTACGTTAAAAACCACATGCGTGGAAAATTTATTTTTGGAAAAGCTCAACTTGAAGCAACGCACTGGAAAGCATACAAAACAAGCCAAACTGTTAATGAAAATATTTACAAAATTCAACTCTCGGGCATTAAAAATCTTAATGAAGATATTTGGAATTATACTGGCACAGAAGGATTATTAGAAATTATTTACCTCAGTACGCATAGTTATCTTGATTCATTTCCAAGTCATGGCCGCATATTAGATACAAAATTTAAAGATATTTTTGTTCAAACTCATCTGAATAAAGCTGATTTTCATGAGTTAATCATAAAGCCTGTTATCAAAATTGTAGACGAGTGGCTTACAAAACGCGCTGAAACAAGTAAAACACTCACTCAACTTAAAAAAAGTGGATGGTCATGGACAAACTGGTTTAATAACAATCTTATTTTTGATTACGGCCCCACACCCGAACTTGCCCACTTTAAAACAAGACTTTTAATGGCCAAAAATATTTCTGATCCCAATATGAGTTATGAAACATGGCAAGCCCAAGCGCTTGAAAGAAGAAACAAGCTAGTTAAAATCACACAAGCTCTTCATGTTGACTGGAACCGCGTCATAGAAGCACTTCATAATTATGTTTCAAGAAATAATGGTGGAGAACAACAGTTTACACAGTGGTTCACTGAGCAAGCAAAAACAGACACCA
It encodes:
- a CDS encoding S8 family peptidase codes for the protein MRNLFIISMLVLFAQTSFAGQYIVKFKNPISTKNLNTIKAITNGEVESLIPQLNMAVISGQPTQINTLSLSMGNEIEYIEVNHKRYAIGKKGPSYPSEVNMWGMRAINALPAWAITKGSRKVIIAVSDTGTWLEHSDLKNNLWRNAGETGLDANGKDKTKNKIDDDGNGYIDDVHGYNFETNVGNPMENHYHGTHVAGSIGAVGNNSGIAGVNWETSLMTVKFIGMDGSGTDDAAIKSIVYAADNGAKVINASWGGDEFAQALYDAIDYAGKKGVLFVAASGNDGQNADKYPMYPAAYDLDSIISVASISDVKGKLSGFSNYGAKSVDIAAPGENIYSTWNPMQSPLRRVLYYTISGTSMAAPHVTGVVGLMYAANPNLTSKQVKSILIETAKLTPHLTGKVLANGMVDAGAAVKKAKELAGSN
- a CDS encoding type II toxin-antitoxin system VapC family toxin, which gives rise to MIHYMLDTDICIYIIKKRSALVLNKLELLLPEQILISSVTIGELIYGVEKSEQREKNHSALKNFMQPFTISSFDADAALELGKIRAHLEKKGQIIGIFDLMIAAQARALDVILVTNNEREFRRVPELRVENWTK
- a CDS encoding CsbD family protein, with the protein product MNWLEIEGKWDQIKGKIKEKWGKFTDDDLNQYKGNREHFVGGLTDRYGFSKEEAQRHADEFGSSLRSEDYH
- the vapB gene encoding type II toxin-antitoxin system VapB family antitoxin; protein product: MKKAKIFQNGQSQAVRLPKEFRFEGSEVYIQHEGSNVILIPIKKSWEKLKESLNQFSDDFLSERSQPLPKKREGF